One window from the genome of Anolis sagrei isolate rAnoSag1 chromosome 4, rAnoSag1.mat, whole genome shotgun sequence encodes:
- the LOC132774991 gene encoding GSK-3-binding protein-like, translating into MPCRRPGGERLLLLQGGEEVDALVARLGEVLQLSAAQKPPPPAVCDPPRLLVAPKRDRAAPYASFFAASFHQHSGKQLCGRGWLRGRRRRSPKRHRCPLQEGGGGGGGGGAGGSDDPQRLLQQLILSGNLIKEAVRRLQRAASVGPTPAGEGSASPDSSAASSSSSSAGSWCPSSGGEGEGASP; encoded by the coding sequence ATGCCTTGCCGGCGGCCGGGCGGAGAGCGCTTGCTGCTGCTCCAAGGCGGCGAAGAGGTGGACGCCTTGGTGGCCCGCTTGGGCGAAGTGCTGCAGCTCAGCGCCGCCCAGAAGCCGCCCCCGCCTGCCGTGTGCGACCCTCCGCGGCTCCTGGTGGCCCCGAAGCGGGACCGGGCGGCGCCCTATGCCTCCTTCTTCGCGGCGTCCTTCCACCAGCACAGCGGGAAGCAGCTCTGCGGACGGGGCTGGCtgcgagggaggaggaggaggagccccaaGCGCCACCGCTGCCCTTTGCAGgaaggaggcggcggcggaggaggagggggagcggGGGGCAGCGACGACCCTCAGCGGCTCCTCCAGCAGCTCATCCTCTCCGGGAACCTCATCAAGGAGGCCGTGCGGAGGCTGCAGCGGGCCGCCAGCGTGGGACCCACCCCGGCCGGAGAGGGCTCGGCCTCCCCGGACTCCTCCGCCGcctcttcgtcctcctcctcgGCCGGGAGCTGGTGCCCAAGCAgcggaggagaaggggaaggcgCCTCGCCTTGA